DNA sequence from the Bradyrhizobium diazoefficiens genome:
GCGCGCGGCATCGGCCCTGGCCTGGCATTCGGTCTGGCCGCCGGTGCGCTCACCGTCGGCGCCATCGCCGCGTCCCACCCGTACGGCTACGGCTATTACGGTCCGGGCTACGCTTATTACGGCGGCCCCGCCTATTATGATTACGGCCCCGGCCCGTATGCCTATTACGGTGGACCGTATTACCGGCACCGCCACCACTACTACTACCGTCACTGGTAACGGCTGACGAATCGAAAAGCCCGGAGCGGCGCTTCGGGCTTTTTCGTACGCATATTCTTATGCAATCTCCTACGGCCAGAGCGAGGGCCGTTCCACCTTGCGGGCGTTCTCGAGCGTCGACACGAAATACTCTTCGCGCTCGCGCTTGAATTTTTCTTGCGTGGCACGGAAAGCGGCGATACGGGCGGCGATCTCCTCGCGTTCGCGGATCTTGCGTTGTTCGTCTTCGGTCATGTCAAATCCCCACTACACCTGAGCATGTGTACTGCTGAACTCAAGCACTGCCGCCGCAATCACGTTGAGTCGCGTCAATACATGCATTGGCGCTTCCGATTGGGGCGTCAATGGGGAGGAGGCATTGCAGGATTGTGATAAGCGAAGGTCAAAGAAAACTGCCGCTCAATTGCCGCTCGCGACTTGCGCGGCGGTGGATAAGAGCGTCAACGATCTTGTCGTTTGCACATGCTGCAGCTGGCGCGACCACACATCGGGAGGCGAGGAGTGATTGCATCGGACCTTCAGAGCGGCGTCGAACGGCTCGGCGACATGATCGCGAGAGCCAGGGTCATCGTGCCCTTCACCGGCGCCGGCATCTCGACCGAATGCGGCATCCCGGACTTCCGCTCGCCGGGCGGAATCTGGACCCGCAACCGTCCGATCCCGTTCGACGAGTTCGTCGCCAGCCAGTCGGCACGCGACGAATCCTGGCGCCGGCGCTTCGCGATGGAGGAGGTCTTTGCCGCAGCCAAACCCGGCCGCGGTCATCGCGCGCTGGCTTCGCTGCATCGCGCCGGCAAGGTTCCCGCGGTTATCACGCAGAACATCGACAATCTGCACCAGGCCTCGGGCTTCGCGGCCGACCGCGTGATTGAACTTCACGGAAATACCACCTATGCGCGCTGCATCGGATGTGGGCAGGCCTATCAGCTGGACTGGGTGAAGCGCCGGTTCGAGGCCGATGGCGCCGCGCCGAACTGCACCGCATGTGACGAGCCGGTGAAAACCGCAACGATCTCATTCGGTCAGGCGATGCCCGAGGATGAAATGCAGCGCGCGACCGAGCTGTCGCAGGCTTGCGATCTCTTCATCGCGATCGGTTCCTCGCTCGTGGTGTGGCCGGCGGCGGGCTTTCCGATGATGGCGAAGAACGCGGGTGCAGGTTTGGTGATCATCAACCGCGAGCCGACCGAGCAGGACGACATCGCCGACCTCGTCATCCGTGACGACATCGGCGAAGCACTCGGGCCCTTTGTCGGCAATTGAGGCATCAATTTGATTCGCGCCTGTGCAAGCTGTTCATAGGTCCCGGCGAATCTCTTTTTTGTCTATGCCTCGCAACCGGGAGTGTTATCTTTTGAGTCGAAAGATTCGCGTCGCGTCGAAGTGAGAACGTTCTCTTAAGACGCGTGATTCGAGCACCGCCAATGTGGCGGGTTGCATGGCAGTTGTGAGGTCCGGGGTTATGGGGTCGTCGGACGGATTTGAGTCCAAGAAGCTGGGAGTTCCCGCGTCGGGCGAGCACGGCGCCGGTCGTGACAGCGCGCTCAGTCCCTTCACCGGGTTAGGTGAGGGCAGTGCCAACCTCGTCGAGGTCCATGGCGTCATCAAATGGTTCGACGCTTCAAAGGGCTACGGCTTCATCGTTCCCGACAATGGCTGGCCCGACGTGCTCCTGCACGTGACCGTGCTGAGGCGCGACGGCTTCCAGACTGCCTATGAGGGCGCCCGCATCGTCGTCGAGTGCATCCAGCGCGCCAAGGGCTACCAAGCCTTCCGCGTGGTCTCGATGGACGAATCGACCGCGATCCATCCCGCGCAGATGCTGCCGCCGCGCACCCACGTCACGGTGACCGCGACCAGCGGGCTCGAACGGGCCCAGGTCAAATGGTTCAACCGGCTGCGCGGTTTCGGTTTCCTGACCTGCGGGGAGGGCACCCCCGACATCTTCGTGCACATGGAGACGCTGCGCCGCTTCGGCATGACCGAGCTGCGGCCGGGTCAGTATGTGCTGGTCCGCTTCGGGCCGGGCTCCAAGGGCATGATGGCGGCCGAGATCCATCCGGAGACCGGCTCGCCGGGGCTGCAGTCGCACTAGCGGCTTCAAATTTCCGTATTCGTGAGCGGAAGCGCGCAGGCCGGCCTGCGCGCTTCTGGCTTTTGCGATGGCGGCCGCGTAAAGAATGTCGCAGTTCCACGCCGCCAGGCTAATCCGTGTCATCCCAGGTTTCCTGCCCGAGTTTTCTGCCATGAGCTTTGATCGAAAAGTCGGCTGGTCCCTTGCTCAGGGCTGGCTTGCCGCCGTTCTCGTTGTTGTCGGCCTTGCCGTTGCAAGCACGTCGGTTCGCGCCGCCAGCTTCCAGCCGCTCGAGATCGTCACCAAAAACGGCGTGCAGGTGTTCTCGGTGGAGATGGCGACCACGGAGCAGGAGAAGGAGACCGGGCTGATGTACCGCAAGGAATTGGCGGACGGCAAAGGTATGCTGTTCGACTTCAATCCCGAGCAGGAAGTGTCGATGTGGATGAAGAACACCTTTGTCTCGCTCGACATGATCTTCATTGGTGCCGACGGCCGCATCTTGCGCATCGCGGAAAATACCGATCCGCTCTCGACCAGGATCATCTCGTCAAGAGGGCCCGCCCGGGCCGTCCTGGAGGTGGTGGCGGGAACAGCGCAGAAATACGGCATCCGCCCCGGGGACCGGGTCGGCCACCCCTTGTTCGGCAGCAAATAGGTCCGTTTGGTGCGGCATGGCCCGCCCTGGCTGGCGGTTCGACGCTTGCCGGCACTTAGCAAGCTTGCTGGCGCTTAGTAGCTTGCTGGCGCCTGGGGAAGCGTGTATCGACGGGGCTCGCCGGACATTCGGGGTATAGCGCAGCCTGGTAGCGCGGCAGTTTTGGGTACTGCAGGTCGTTGGTTCGAATCCAGCTGCCCCGACCAGTCCTGAGACGGGCGCCGAAATGACCAAAGCTTCATCGAACCTTTGGGCGTTGCCATAGACATATCAGTGTTGGGGATTTCAGCGCCCAATGCCTAAACGGACGCCGCCAAGCGATGATACTCCGCTTGCGCGGCGTTGCGCTTTTTCGGGACCGGCCAATCAATTCGAGGCGTACCAGCCGCGTGGAAACGGCAGAAACGGCCACGCCAACTGATTGTCGTTCGCGGCTCTGGGCGGCCCCTGAACGGACGCCGTGACGACCGGAGCAGGCGGCGTCGATCGCACCACCAACCGCAGATATGCGCACTGCAAATTCATTGTGGTTGCCCCAGCTAGCAAGTTTTTTCAAAATTCGATTTCAATCGAAATTGCCACGCACCCTCAAATCGGCACGCTCACACTCAAAATCACGCGTGCATCCTAGAAAAGTCGACGCTGCCTTTCAACGAGTCTCACGGCTTACTCACGATGAGTAAGGTTGATCGGTTACGTTAAAGCCGAGTGGCTATTGCAGCGGCTCTGGCGGCTGTTATCAAATCGCTCCCGGCTCGCGATGGGCTGCCTGCAATTCATGCTCACACAAGGTTACAGTTCGTCGCGGCGCTCGCATCTTGTGAGTTCTGCGTCATGTCCTTCGATCACAACATCCGAACCGTCAATTCGCAGTCGAGCTGGACCGAGATCTGGCACCTCTGGACCGTCATCGTGCCGCGCCGCTCGATCAACGGGCAACTCGTCTACGGCAAGGTCTGGCGCCGTCACGACGGCCGTGACTGGATCTACAAGAAGTTCACTGAATACGACGACGAGGCGGCGGCCTGAGCTTCCGCCGCGACGCGTCTCAGGCGGCCTTTGCCGCCGGGGTGGCTGCAGGCTTCGCCGGCGGCGGCTTCAGCGGCTTGTCCTGCCGCTTTGACCAGGAGATGTAGTAGGCGACCGTCGTCATGATCGCGATGC
Encoded proteins:
- a CDS encoding NAD-dependent protein deacetylase, which gives rise to MIASDLQSGVERLGDMIARARVIVPFTGAGISTECGIPDFRSPGGIWTRNRPIPFDEFVASQSARDESWRRRFAMEEVFAAAKPGRGHRALASLHRAGKVPAVITQNIDNLHQASGFAADRVIELHGNTTYARCIGCGQAYQLDWVKRRFEADGAAPNCTACDEPVKTATISFGQAMPEDEMQRATELSQACDLFIAIGSSLVVWPAAGFPMMAKNAGAGLVIINREPTEQDDIADLVIRDDIGEALGPFVGN
- a CDS encoding cold-shock protein codes for the protein MGSSDGFESKKLGVPASGEHGAGRDSALSPFTGLGEGSANLVEVHGVIKWFDASKGYGFIVPDNGWPDVLLHVTVLRRDGFQTAYEGARIVVECIQRAKGYQAFRVVSMDESTAIHPAQMLPPRTHVTVTATSGLERAQVKWFNRLRGFGFLTCGEGTPDIFVHMETLRRFGMTELRPGQYVLVRFGPGSKGMMAAEIHPETGSPGLQSH
- a CDS encoding DUF192 domain-containing protein → MSFDRKVGWSLAQGWLAAVLVVVGLAVASTSVRAASFQPLEIVTKNGVQVFSVEMATTEQEKETGLMYRKELADGKGMLFDFNPEQEVSMWMKNTFVSLDMIFIGADGRILRIAENTDPLSTRIISSRGPARAVLEVVAGTAQKYGIRPGDRVGHPLFGSK